In the Methanococcus maripaludis genome, one interval contains:
- a CDS encoding ABC transporter substrate-binding protein, which translates to MLLIKKFAIIASLLLALLFAGCTDSTSSDAEVADLKVAYLTSDHDAPLFVAAEYPELFQEEYGVYLKEVEDKNTYELYENDKLVANVEFIKVIEGGAKIMTLMAQGQVDVGLNGVPPAVFSIDQGSNAKIVSPAQSEGSAIVIRSDIPAENWEEFVEYVKKQAESGVQVKIGHPLPTSIQYVMIKSALDTEGITYTENPNEKDAMVQLINCKGQGTMPQLLSSNELDAVIAWEPTPEQLAVSGIGKSVLYSGDIPPEGMWENHPCCVFVASNNAIENKRDGLKTFLKLMALSNNEITANQELAINASAEWLGTDLEVEELSIPNIGFTNEIGSLESIGPEFVKVMDEQGAMTGQLAGLENAEEINAILYDFTIYNEIMEEIQ; encoded by the coding sequence GTGTTACTTATCAAAAAATTTGCAATAATTGCAAGCTTATTGTTGGCACTTTTATTTGCAGGTTGTACAGACAGTACGTCTTCAGATGCAGAAGTTGCTGACTTGAAGGTTGCATACCTTACATCAGACCATGATGCACCATTATTTGTTGCAGCAGAATATCCTGAATTATTCCAAGAGGAATATGGCGTTTATTTGAAAGAAGTTGAAGATAAAAATACCTACGAACTTTATGAAAATGATAAACTCGTAGCAAATGTTGAATTTATAAAAGTTATTGAAGGTGGAGCAAAAATCATGACCTTGATGGCACAAGGTCAGGTTGACGTTGGTTTAAACGGAGTTCCTCCGGCTGTGTTTTCAATTGATCAAGGATCAAATGCAAAAATTGTAAGCCCTGCCCAATCTGAAGGTTCAGCAATCGTTATTAGAAGCGATATTCCTGCTGAAAATTGGGAAGAATTTGTTGAATATGTAAAAAAACAGGCAGAATCTGGAGTTCAGGTAAAAATTGGACATCCACTTCCAACATCCATTCAGTATGTGATGATAAAATCTGCACTCGATACTGAAGGAATTACCTACACAGAAAATCCAAATGAAAAAGATGCAATGGTTCAGCTTATTAACTGTAAAGGCCAAGGAACAATGCCTCAGTTATTAAGTAGCAATGAATTAGATGCAGTAATTGCATGGGAACCAACACCTGAACAGTTAGCAGTTTCAGGAATTGGAAAGTCAGTACTTTATTCGGGAGATATTCCTCCTGAAGGAATGTGGGAAAACCACCCTTGCTGTGTATTTGTAGCATCAAACAATGCAATTGAAAACAAAAGAGACGGCTTAAAAACATTCTTAAAATTAATGGCTTTATCAAACAACGAAATTACGGCAAATCAAGAACTTGCAATAAATGCGAGTGCTGAATGGCTTGGAACAGACTTAGAAGTTGAAGAACTTTCAATTCCAAACATTGGTTTTACAAATGAAATCGGTTCTTTAGAATCAATTGGACCTGAATTTGTAAAAGTTATGGATGAACAAGGTGCAATGACTGGCCAATTAGCAGGTCTTGAAAATGCTGAAG
- a CDS encoding zinc ribbon domain-containing protein, with product MVTIVPINEEERASILNGLKSSVPATKLITLKKIVDLTVLRPESLQYMEMTDKMSIQRIISGIERIMDYDIDEVLKREAAIALEKVKVTLGSKFVENLIYCQNCNSVVDIGWENCANCGSNLTEMIYPETKPCPNCNKHTTENWNNCAHCGFQLIKEEDKVQKCTGCKREVDPTWMVCPYCGTRLKGSKK from the coding sequence ATGGTTACAATAGTTCCGATTAATGAGGAAGAGCGAGCAAGTATCTTAAACGGGCTCAAAAGTTCAGTACCTGCTACTAAATTAATCACTTTGAAAAAAATTGTTGATTTAACTGTTTTAAGGCCTGAATCACTACAGTACATGGAAATGACTGACAAAATGTCAATCCAGAGAATTATTTCTGGAATTGAAAGAATAATGGACTATGATATTGACGAAGTTTTAAAAAGGGAGGCTGCAATTGCGCTTGAAAAAGTGAAAGTGACTCTCGGTTCAAAATTTGTTGAAAATTTAATTTACTGCCAAAACTGTAATTCTGTAGTCGATATTGGTTGGGAAAACTGTGCAAATTGCGGTTCAAATTTAACTGAAATGATTTATCCTGAAACAAAACCCTGTCCAAACTGTAATAAACACACTACTGAAAACTGGAACAACTGCGCACACTGTGGATTCCAGCTTATAAAAGAAGAAGATAAGGTTCAAAAATGTACAGGATGTAAGAGGGAAGTCGATCCAACGTGGATGGTCTGTCCATACTGTGGAACCAGACTCAAAGGTTCAAAAAAATAA
- a CDS encoding YkgJ family cysteine cluster protein — protein MSFEVTFDGVKYSCVNCTYCCSCKSWRVYLSYFDRMRLEGYENYIEKSNSEYGHVLALRNGKCGLIENNLCKLQIEKGYDSKPAMCKLFPFSFMVKWNGEMLLILKHYCNGIQAGKTSKRTINHAIECCEELYHDQLSELSINGTEASEKTQLDEKTKIYWEEREELGKYLFKTKKFDSFSEKYFEIFSEGASDTIDKIKSKNNFDIKIKKSREKEILRYMQELNKREHFRKMSFKKELDNLINVGLTISDYEDPLKGEAVIDSKLLLN, from the coding sequence ATGAGCTTTGAAGTTACATTTGACGGAGTAAAATATTCTTGCGTTAATTGTACATATTGCTGCAGCTGTAAAAGTTGGAGAGTATACTTGAGTTATTTTGACAGAATGAGACTCGAAGGTTATGAAAATTACATCGAAAAGTCAAATTCAGAATATGGCCATGTTTTAGCTTTAAGGAATGGGAAATGCGGACTTATTGAGAATAATTTATGTAAATTACAAATCGAAAAGGGCTACGATTCAAAACCTGCAATGTGCAAACTCTTTCCATTTAGCTTCATGGTAAAGTGGAATGGCGAAATGCTGTTGATTTTAAAGCACTATTGCAACGGAATTCAAGCTGGAAAAACCAGTAAGCGAACAATAAACCATGCAATAGAATGTTGCGAAGAATTGTATCACGATCAGCTTTCAGAATTATCAATAAATGGCACTGAAGCAAGTGAAAAAACGCAATTGGACGAAAAAACAAAAATTTACTGGGAAGAGCGAGAAGAACTTGGAAAATATCTTTTTAAAACCAAAAAATTTGATAGTTTTTCTGAAAAATATTTTGAAATATTTTCAGAGGGTGCCTCTGATACTATCGATAAAATAAAATCAAAGAATAATTTTGACATAAAAATCAAAAAATCCCGTGAAAAAGAGATTTTACGATATATGCAGGAATTAAATAAAAGGGAGCATTTTAGAAAAATGTCCTTTAAAAAAGAACTGGATAATCTTATAAATGTCGGGCTCACTATTAGTGACTATGAAGATCCGCTCAAAGGGGAAGCCGTAATTGATTCAAAACTTCTTCTAAATTGA
- a CDS encoding ATP-binding protein: MDNLMGYVIGETSNTELNFLAKQLPEIGSYVSINYCDLEILGMVESVNQGCKIFEEVYNIKDFEKLKYFENNDSYYTIGKIKILGDVKNMQIPRIPPKPGTEVYNASEKILGEIFSKGTIEIGNLISADSKVKLDVNKLCSRHLAILAITGMGKSNTVSVLLEELNNIHATVLVFDMHREYVEIEAKSSIIRRNIIRPKINVYNMSYDALMTLAGVDPQATVQRAMGRRAMKKIKETYKEVDFNTVDEYINSIINELNYYMGMDEFKSKVDSILTLIMRFEDLMTFKDKITAINYNPIQDIKENYVNIVDISELDESSTDLIISYFTGEILKDRKKVLWDTKVAKPIFIIYEEAHLIVPQNRPTKSKVPISKIAREGRKFGVGICLVSQRPKTLDQESLSQCNNFIISKLIEPSDQKHVQHASENLSEDLLKQLPGLNVGEAVIIGPCLKIPAMVKIKRFEGEYGGEDVKFDELWTIEKEKNIPEFIESNELFNDDL, encoded by the coding sequence TTGGATAATTTAATGGGTTATGTTATAGGTGAAACCTCAAATACTGAGTTAAATTTCCTTGCAAAGCAGTTACCTGAAATTGGAAGTTATGTATCGATTAATTACTGCGATTTAGAAATTTTGGGAATGGTTGAATCGGTTAATCAAGGATGCAAAATCTTTGAAGAAGTTTACAATATCAAAGACTTTGAAAAATTGAAATATTTTGAAAACAACGATTCATATTATACAATTGGTAAAATAAAGATTTTGGGCGATGTAAAAAATATGCAAATCCCAAGAATTCCGCCAAAACCCGGAACTGAAGTGTATAACGCATCTGAAAAGATTTTAGGGGAAATTTTTTCAAAAGGAACAATCGAAATTGGAAATTTAATTTCAGCAGATTCAAAAGTTAAGCTCGATGTAAACAAGCTCTGTTCAAGGCATCTGGCAATACTTGCAATTACTGGGATGGGTAAATCAAATACCGTTTCTGTTCTTTTGGAAGAATTAAATAACATTCACGCAACCGTTTTAGTTTTTGACATGCACAGAGAATATGTTGAAATTGAAGCAAAGAGCAGTATAATTCGAAGAAATATCATACGGCCAAAAATAAATGTATACAACATGTCGTATGACGCATTAATGACTCTTGCAGGGGTTGACCCACAAGCTACAGTCCAACGGGCAATGGGAAGACGTGCAATGAAAAAAATAAAGGAAACGTACAAAGAAGTCGATTTCAATACTGTTGATGAATATATAAACTCGATTATCAACGAACTTAATTATTACATGGGAATGGATGAATTCAAGAGCAAAGTGGACAGTATTTTGACATTAATTATGCGATTTGAAGACTTAATGACTTTTAAGGATAAAATCACCGCAATAAACTACAATCCGATTCAGGATATAAAAGAAAATTACGTAAATATTGTTGATATAAGCGAATTAGACGAAAGCAGCACTGATTTAATCATCTCTTATTTTACGGGGGAGATTTTAAAGGATAGAAAAAAAGTATTATGGGATACAAAAGTTGCAAAACCAATATTTATAATATATGAGGAAGCACACCTTATTGTGCCACAAAACAGGCCCACAAAATCCAAAGTTCCGATTTCAAAAATCGCAAGGGAGGGTCGTAAATTTGGTGTTGGAATATGTCTCGTGTCACAACGGCCAAAAACCCTTGATCAGGAGTCACTATCCCAGTGTAACAATTTCATAATTTCAAAATTAATTGAGCCAAGCGACCAAAAACACGTTCAACACGCATCAGAAAATTTAAGTGAAGATTTATTAAAACAGCTTCCCGGATTAAACGTTGGAGAAGCGGTAATAATAGGCCCTTGTTTAAAAATTCCTGCAATGGTTAAAATAAAAAGGTTTGAAGGAGAATATGGCGGTGAAGACGTTAAATTTGACGAACTTTGGACTATCGAAAAAGAAAAGAATATTCCTGAATTTATAGAAAGTAATGAACTTTTTAATGACGATTTGTAG
- the gatE gene encoding Glu-tRNA(Gln) amidotransferase subunit GatE, whose amino-acid sequence MDYDYEKLGLKVGLEIHQQLNTKRKLFCNCPTKIRDDEPHGEIERVLRPSQSEMGHVDKAALLESKKEKKFIYQYYNDTTCLVELDDEPPHDVAPEAVDTALEVSTLMNMKMADEIQVMRKMVIDGSNTSGFQRTMFVSQEGFIETDYGNIGVTSICLEEDACKKIEDGKDYTKYCVDRLGIPLLEITTEPDITSPKMGKEAARRIGTILRATGKVKRGLGTIRQDVNISIKGGARIEVKGVQNLDLIEKIIENEVTRQISLNEIKEELLKRNAEVIDEIKDITELLKDTESKVLKSALKNKGVIKAILLNGFSGMIGREVQPGRRLGTEFSDRGKVLGGVGGLFHTDELPKYGITEEEVIKLKEFMSCGENDAVILVADKKNKVERALNAVIERAKESMIGIPEETRKALDDGNTSYLRPLPGAARMYPETDVPTITITEEKLEMVRNNLPEMPEEKLVRFVNEYELNEDLAKQMVMSYHVDLFESLAKKYSKIKPTLIATTLEATLKEIKREGLETEVLTEEHLDEVFKGLSEDKMSKEAVPDVIKGFIENPAKNLDEVLEIKGMSSMSVEEVESIIEDIINQNISTVNEKGMGAMGLLMGRCMAQLRGNADGKLINTTLQKKLKEKVQ is encoded by the coding sequence ATGGATTATGATTATGAAAAACTTGGATTGAAAGTCGGACTTGAGATACACCAGCAGTTAAACACTAAAAGAAAACTTTTCTGTAACTGCCCTACAAAAATAAGGGATGACGAACCTCACGGGGAAATTGAACGGGTTTTGAGACCATCTCAAAGTGAAATGGGCCACGTTGATAAGGCAGCATTGCTCGAATCAAAAAAGGAAAAGAAGTTTATTTACCAGTACTACAACGATACAACATGTCTCGTAGAACTTGATGACGAACCACCTCACGACGTTGCTCCTGAAGCAGTGGATACTGCATTAGAAGTTTCAACACTGATGAACATGAAAATGGCGGATGAAATTCAAGTCATGAGAAAAATGGTTATTGATGGTTCAAATACATCCGGATTTCAAAGAACAATGTTTGTGTCCCAAGAAGGATTTATTGAAACAGACTATGGAAATATTGGGGTTACAAGCATTTGTTTAGAAGAAGATGCATGTAAAAAAATTGAAGATGGAAAAGATTACACGAAGTACTGTGTTGATAGACTTGGAATTCCGCTTTTAGAGATTACAACTGAACCAGATATCACATCTCCAAAAATGGGTAAAGAAGCTGCAAGAAGGATCGGAACGATTTTAAGGGCAACTGGAAAGGTTAAAAGGGGTCTAGGTACAATCCGTCAGGATGTAAATATTTCAATTAAAGGCGGTGCAAGAATTGAAGTTAAGGGGGTTCAAAACCTTGATTTAATTGAAAAAATCATCGAAAACGAAGTTACAAGGCAAATAAGTTTAAATGAAATTAAAGAAGAACTTTTAAAAAGAAATGCAGAAGTTATCGATGAAATAAAAGACATCACCGAACTTTTAAAAGACACCGAATCAAAAGTTTTGAAAAGTGCACTCAAAAATAAAGGTGTAATTAAAGCAATTTTATTAAACGGATTTTCAGGAATGATTGGAAGGGAAGTTCAGCCTGGAAGAAGGCTTGGAACAGAATTTTCAGATCGTGGAAAAGTTCTTGGTGGGGTTGGCGGATTATTCCACACCGATGAACTTCCAAAATACGGAATTACCGAAGAAGAAGTTATAAAATTAAAAGAATTCATGAGTTGTGGCGAAAATGATGCTGTAATTTTGGTTGCGGATAAGAAAAACAAAGTTGAAAGAGCACTCAACGCAGTAATCGAAAGGGCAAAAGAATCAATGATCGGAATTCCTGAAGAAACGAGAAAAGCACTCGATGATGGAAATACATCATACTTAAGGCCACTTCCTGGTGCTGCAAGGATGTATCCTGAAACAGATGTTCCAACAATTACAATCACGGAAGAAAAACTCGAAATGGTTAGGAATAACCTTCCAGAAATGCCTGAAGAAAAACTCGTAAGGTTTGTAAACGAGTACGAGTTAAACGAAGATCTTGCAAAACAGATGGTAATGTCATACCATGTTGATTTGTTTGAAAGTCTGGCAAAAAAATATTCAAAAATTAAGCCTACACTAATTGCGACAACTCTCGAAGCTACATTAAAAGAAATAAAAAGAGAAGGGCTCGAAACTGAGGTATTGACCGAAGAACATCTTGATGAAGTTTTCAAAGGACTTTCAGAAGATAAAATGTCAAAAGAAGCAGTTCCTGATGTTATAAAAGGATTTATCGAAAACCCTGCAAAGAACCTCGATGAAGTTTTGGAAATTAAGGGAATGTCTTCAATGTCTGTTGAAGAAGTAGAATCAATAATCGAAGATATAATTAATCAAAACATTTCAACAGTAAATGAAAAAGGAATGGGTGCAATGGGCCTTTTGATGGGAAGATGTATGGCACAGCTTAGGGGAAACGCTGACGGGAAACTGATAAACACAACATTACAGAAAAAATTAAAAGAAAAAGTTCAGTAA
- the gatD gene encoding Glu-tRNA(Gln) amidotransferase subunit GatD, protein MDIGDFVKLKLENTTYSGTVMPSLNEDTIVIKMKSGYNVGIDKNKIKNIEILESGDKPKYGLPPLNLEKNPKLKNISILSTGGTVASRVDYKTGAVHPAFTADDLIMAVPELLDIANIKGKVILNILSENMLPKYWVMTAEAIKEEIENGAEGIVIAHGTDTMHYTASALSFMVNSEVPIILVGAQRSSDRPSSDAALNIISAVKAATEPIKGVYVLMHGETGDTVCHLHEGTKVRKLHSSRRDAFKSVNKTPFAEINPFTKEVKYLRDVKNQDKSKIKEIVLNTNLEEKVALIKVYPGIDSEILKFYVDKGYKGIILEGTGLGHTPETFFEGIDYANENNVLVAMTTQTINGRVNMNVYSNGRELQAKGVIPCEDMLSEVAFVKLMYLLGNYEIEDAKELMSKDIAGEINESINLEC, encoded by the coding sequence ATGGATATCGGTGATTTTGTAAAACTCAAACTGGAAAACACGACATATTCTGGAACGGTAATGCCGTCTTTAAACGAAGATACGATTGTAATCAAAATGAAAAGTGGATACAACGTAGGAATTGATAAAAACAAAATAAAAAATATTGAAATTTTGGAATCTGGGGACAAACCAAAATACGGCCTTCCACCTCTTAATTTAGAAAAAAACCCAAAATTAAAAAACATTTCTATTTTATCAACTGGGGGAACTGTTGCTTCAAGAGTCGACTATAAAACAGGTGCAGTTCACCCCGCATTTACAGCAGACGATTTAATTATGGCAGTTCCTGAATTATTAGATATTGCAAACATCAAAGGAAAAGTTATTTTGAATATTTTAAGTGAAAACATGCTTCCAAAGTACTGGGTGATGACTGCAGAAGCAATAAAAGAAGAAATTGAAAACGGTGCAGAAGGAATTGTTATTGCACACGGAACTGACACAATGCACTACACTGCATCAGCACTTTCATTCATGGTAAACTCAGAAGTTCCAATTATTTTGGTCGGTGCTCAAAGAAGTAGTGACAGACCTTCTTCAGATGCTGCATTAAACATAATTTCAGCAGTAAAAGCTGCAACTGAACCGATAAAAGGAGTTTATGTATTAATGCACGGTGAAACTGGGGATACAGTATGCCATTTACACGAAGGTACAAAGGTTAGAAAACTCCATTCATCAAGGAGAGATGCATTCAAATCAGTAAATAAAACACCATTCGCAGAAATTAATCCATTTACAAAAGAAGTAAAATATTTAAGGGATGTTAAAAACCAGGACAAGTCAAAAATCAAGGAAATAGTATTGAATACAAATTTGGAAGAAAAAGTAGCATTAATTAAAGTTTATCCTGGAATTGATTCCGAAATTTTGAAGTTTTACGTTGATAAAGGATACAAAGGAATTATTTTAGAAGGAACGGGACTTGGACACACTCCTGAAACGTTTTTTGAAGGAATCGATTACGCAAATGAAAACAACGTTTTAGTTGCAATGACTACCCAAACAATTAACGGTCGAGTAAACATGAATGTTTATTCAAATGGGCGAGAACTTCAGGCAAAAGGAGTAATTCCTTGTGAAGACATGCTTTCAGAAGTTGCATTTGTTAAATTAATGTATTTACTTGGAAATTACGAAATCGAAGATGCAAAAGAATTAATGTCTAAAGATATTGCCGGAGAAATTAACGAATCTATTAATTTGGAGTGCTAA
- a CDS encoding UPF0489 family protein has translation MRILDIDLDFFLNKIAFWKKGNKRLDEKEYVVWKKDKFIEFLENNCNLSKNNKIKGRIVKKHHEAFYFWRELIEKNEIEVPFDVIHIDAHADLGLGDFSYKYIMEELLHKPVEKRNDPEMMYEGNYLAFAIANRWIDRLTYVTHPKGGNDLLNFHFKDYDVKSGIIQLKKTEKIENEIKNVKILDLEPEVPFKLISGNDYIEKGNFDYVVFSISPKYTPKTIDRLIPIVKEYIEEI, from the coding sequence ATGAGAATTTTAGATATTGATCTGGACTTTTTCTTAAATAAAATTGCATTTTGGAAAAAAGGAAATAAAAGACTCGATGAAAAAGAGTATGTTGTATGGAAAAAAGATAAATTTATCGAATTTTTAGAAAATAACTGTAATTTATCTAAAAATAATAAAATAAAAGGAAGAATTGTAAAAAAACACCACGAAGCTTTTTATTTTTGGAGAGAACTTATCGAGAAAAATGAAATCGAAGTTCCTTTTGACGTAATTCACATCGATGCTCACGCAGATCTCGGGCTTGGGGACTTTTCATACAAGTATATCATGGAAGAGCTCCTCCATAAACCTGTTGAAAAAAGAAATGATCCTGAAATGATGTATGAGGGAAATTATCTTGCTTTTGCAATTGCAAATCGGTGGATTGATAGATTAACTTATGTTACACACCCAAAAGGTGGAAATGATCTTTTAAATTTTCATTTTAAGGATTATGATGTAAAAAGTGGAATTATTCAGCTTAAAAAAACTGAAAAAATAGAAAATGAAATTAAAAATGTAAAAATTTTGGATTTGGAACCTGAAGTCCCTTTTAAATTAATATCTGGAAACGATTACATTGAAAAAGGAAATTTTGATTATGTGGTATTTAGCATATCTCCAAAATACACTCCAAAAACAATAGATCGGTTAATTCCAATCGTAAAAGAATACATCGAAGAAATTTAA
- a CDS encoding DUF1786 domain-containing protein, whose product MNILCIDIGKGTQDILYFDTEKNVENAIKLILPSPTTIISRKIMKLKEDLRINGKLMGGGPVSFAIMQKLKKGYNVEISERCARTIRDDLDEVREKGIVIKDEIKNPNVNLEDLDFEMLKSIFSSMNQEFSPDVVCVACQDHGFVKGQSDRITRFKYFEKKLNETKDPYEFYFDNKKHKTDNFSRFESILKTLDENKYNGFVMDSKMASVCGILNYANENNINEFIGLDIGNGHTLGVSMQNQKINGLFEHHTRLIDAQKLKDIVERTCNGTLKNEEVYKDNGHGACVTCKTEPESILIAGPNRELFKNYGAYAYPGGDVMITGCIGLLDVYNKIGKI is encoded by the coding sequence TTGAATATATTATGCATCGACATTGGAAAAGGAACTCAGGACATTTTGTACTTTGATACTGAAAAAAACGTTGAAAATGCAATAAAATTAATACTGCCATCCCCCACAACAATTATTTCTCGAAAAATTATGAAATTGAAAGAAGATTTAAGAATCAATGGTAAATTAATGGGCGGGGGCCCGGTTTCGTTTGCAATAATGCAAAAATTAAAAAAAGGATATAATGTAGAAATTTCCGAACGGTGTGCGAGAACCATTAGGGATGACTTAGACGAAGTTAGAGAAAAAGGAATTGTTATAAAGGATGAAATAAAAAATCCAAACGTAAATTTAGAAGATTTAGATTTTGAAATGTTGAAATCAATATTTTCTTCGATGAATCAGGAATTTTCACCGGATGTTGTCTGCGTAGCCTGCCAGGACCACGGATTTGTAAAAGGGCAGAGTGATCGGATTACTCGATTTAAATACTTTGAAAAAAAATTAAATGAAACTAAAGATCCTTATGAATTTTATTTTGATAATAAAAAGCATAAAACAGACAATTTTTCACGATTTGAATCCATTTTAAAGACGCTTGATGAAAATAAATACAATGGATTTGTAATGGATAGTAAAATGGCATCAGTTTGCGGTATTTTAAATTATGCAAATGAAAACAATATAAACGAGTTTATCGGACTTGACATTGGAAACGGTCATACTTTAGGGGTTTCAATGCAAAACCAAAAAATTAACGGCCTTTTTGAACACCACACCAGATTAATCGATGCTCAAAAACTAAAAGACATTGTTGAAAGAACTTGCAATGGAACTTTGAAAAATGAAGAGGTCTATAAAGACAACGGACACGGTGCATGTGTAACATGTAAAACTGAACCTGAATCCATACTAATTGCAGGTCCAAACAGGGAATTATTTAAAAATTACGGTGCTTATGCATATCCTGGCGGAGATGTAATGATTACAGGCTGTATCGGTCTTTTAGATGTTTATAATAAAATAGGAAAAATCTAA
- a CDS encoding bifunctional hexulose-6-phosphate synthase/ribonuclease regulator, with the protein MQVKSELPPVQVALDLVDLPRAIEIAKEAVAGGVTWVEAGTPLIKSEGMNAIRELRKNFQNLTIVADMKTMDAGSTEVEMAAKAGANVILILGVGPDSMIKDAVKAGKKYGVLVGTDLIATEDPIKRAVELEEMGVDIINIHVGLDQQVLNVDPVELVKRVSENCKKAKIAAAGGLNSETAVKAYEAGADIIIAGGTLYKSADPEQTARDIIKGLETGKPVKTDKFKKFNENELVNAFNVVSTSNISDAMHRTGEMNGLKPVWNSEKPLKFAGPAVTVRTYSGDWSKPVSAIDDCEAGNVLVIDNCSSEIACWGGLATLSCKTKGVVAIVIDGAVRDVEEILKIGIPVYARSITPTAGEPKGFGEINAVIECAGRTVEPGDWIVGDENGIIVVPKNEAMEIANRAIDVKEREDRVKEEITRGTTLAKTIRLKDWELKK; encoded by the coding sequence ATGCAGGTTAAATCAGAATTACCTCCGGTGCAGGTAGCTCTTGATCTTGTTGATCTTCCAAGGGCAATAGAAATTGCAAAAGAGGCAGTTGCAGGCGGAGTTACCTGGGTTGAGGCAGGAACTCCATTAATAAAATCCGAAGGAATGAATGCAATTAGGGAACTTAGAAAAAACTTCCAAAACCTTACAATCGTTGCAGATATGAAAACAATGGATGCAGGAAGTACCGAAGTTGAAATGGCGGCAAAAGCAGGTGCAAATGTAATATTAATATTGGGTGTCGGTCCCGATTCAATGATAAAAGATGCTGTAAAAGCTGGAAAAAAATACGGGGTTTTAGTTGGAACTGATTTGATTGCAACTGAAGACCCAATAAAAAGAGCAGTTGAACTCGAAGAAATGGGTGTAGATATCATAAATATCCACGTAGGACTTGACCAACAGGTTTTAAATGTCGATCCTGTTGAACTTGTAAAACGAGTTTCAGAAAACTGTAAGAAAGCAAAAATTGCAGCAGCAGGCGGTTTAAACAGCGAAACCGCGGTAAAAGCATACGAAGCAGGTGCAGACATAATAATTGCGGGAGGAACATTATACAAATCCGCAGACCCTGAACAAACTGCAAGAGATATTATAAAAGGCCTCGAAACCGGAAAACCTGTAAAAACGGATAAATTTAAGAAATTTAATGAAAATGAGCTAGTTAATGCATTTAATGTTGTAAGTACATCAAATATAAGTGACGCAATGCACAGAACTGGTGAAATGAATGGTTTAAAACCAGTTTGGAACTCTGAAAAACCTTTGAAATTTGCAGGACCTGCAGTTACAGTTAGGACTTATTCTGGGGATTGGAGTAAACCTGTAAGTGCGATAGATGATTGCGAAGCAGGAAATGTTTTGGTAATTGACAACTGCAGTTCTGAAATTGCCTGCTGGGGTGGACTTGCAACGCTTTCTTGTAAAACTAAAGGGGTAGTTGCAATTGTAATCGATGGTGCTGTTCGGGATGTCGAAGAAATTTTAAAAATTGGAATTCCAGTCTATGCGAGAAGTATAACTCCAACTGCGGGAGAACCAAAAGGATTTGGAGAAATAAATGCAGTAATTGAATGTGCGGGAAGAACGGTTGAACCGGGAGACTGGATTGTTGGGGACGAAAACGGAATTATTGTGGTTCCAAAAAATGAGGCAATGGAAATTGCAAACAGGGCAATCGATGTAAAAGAAAGGGAAGATAGGGTCAAAGAAGAAATAACGCGTGGAACAACACTAGCAAAAACAATAAGATTAAAAGACTGGGAATTAAAAAAATAA